One genomic segment of Arachis duranensis cultivar V14167 chromosome 4, aradu.V14167.gnm2.J7QH, whole genome shotgun sequence includes these proteins:
- the LOC107484224 gene encoding putative 1-phosphatidylinositol-3-phosphate 5-kinase FAB1C produces the protein MGIPDSSLLDLIEKLRNWVSWGGSDLSCLSEKFDMLNSGCKMCCECNRNLTEIAQQKYNCKSCGRWLCAKCVRGYDLVPNAESGNNGFGETTIRSCKFCSGANNNNSNRVLKYSEKVHPSASPQESPRQSPEPPSPCFSVESERISSPINTELNQGNHFERYLHDHDCGYYPQSMTRRMSSSGTLASSVSIHQSTIRSDEEEIEDSAKHFHRRSRTYCDNYSDIDSSSFSARHDTYNYNSVGSSPSDSPSRNDFTSSRVGLLVQKGQEKIPGSQHDGPFSQQSTAVLRKPEQGTDYAYNTAYFSDDLSIFRNQNENSQRPLDFENNGLIWFPPAPEDENDDAESNFFAYDDEDDDIGDSGAIFSSSSSLSNIFPTKEKQNEGNKEPLKAVIQGHFRALVSQLLQGEGIKLGKENDPEDWLDIVATIAWQAANFVRPDTSRGGSMDPGDYVKVKCVASGSPSESTLIKGVVCTKNIKHKRMTSQYKKPRLLLLAGALEYQKVPNQLASFDTLLQQENDHLKMIISKIEALRPNVLLVERSVASCAQQYLLAKEISLVLNVKRPLLERIARCTGAHITPSVDSLSKARVGHCDLFRLDKMVEDHETATNFQKKPSKTLMFFEGCPRRLGCTVLLKGTNRADLKKIKHAVQFAVFAAYHLSLETSFLADEGATLPKMIVKHSMDMPEIAAIDADISNSLPSSMCHSEADADLDSKKLGSLDSPSKHLDDHNFHSYTSTMVDYSSTENVLSDSCCSNLTSNLTARPDYLNNCNELEGDTLFSTRDLSQEELQETMVQEEREHGEVVDMTRDKVNEDEFSGEYFSATESNQSILVYFSSHCVSKGTVCERNRLLRIKFYGSFDKPLGRYLRDDLFDLTSCCQFCKEPADAHVLCFTHQQGNLTINVRRLPSVKLPGEKDGKIWMWHRCLRCPLVDGVPPATRRVVMSDAAWGLSFGKFLELSFSNHATANRVATCGHSLQRDCLRFYGYGSMVAFFRYSPIDILSVHLPPSVLEFGHNQEDWTRKEAGELFRKVETLYVEISDALDRLERSVTSHVMGNELSDTCEIHHNILELKDMLQRDRKDYHNVLLSTLETPLPGKMAVDILELNGLRRSLLIGSYVWDHRLYSLDSHIKRSRRFKGKQENESCPEVKEPGIDSFHKDRNVDNVSQQDNHRPLKLHEPDEVHMVGEPDDSLGPCTSEALTCHRDEEETHSDGEVVVNRALSECFPHRESNLSEKIDSAWTGTGTEQPRTKVEPLHTAQSSVLPAGSFRHSFPNDNPPFRRLMQPIRVHSFDSALRVQERIKKVLPSSLHLSTLRSFHASGEYKNMVRDPVSNVFQSYFQMLPWEAQRLNLILSATPSFISSCSHIAEGARLLLPQTHNGDRVIAVYDNEYSSIISYALSSKEHEDWVSGKSDLQDASLTAAREKSREDLATSSFNAWGSLDLDYINYASYMSEDATSSLGSLIRDPKKSSHFQISFGDDSLGAGGRVNFSVTCYFAKQFEALRKKCCSNEVDFLRSLSRCQRWRAQGGKSNVYFAKSLDERFIIKQVTKTELDSFEEFAPQYFKYLMDSLNPGGPTCLAKILGLYQVTIKYPKGGKETRIDVMIMENLFYNRKISRVYDLKGSERSRYNPDTTGTNKVMLDMNLLEALRTKPIFLGSRAKRRLERAVWNDTSFLASVDVMDYSLLVGVDDERKELVLGIIDFMRQYTWDKHLETWVKASGILGGPKNAAPTIVSPKQYKKRFRKAMTTYFLTLPEQWSS, from the exons ATGGGAATACCTGACAGTTCTCTACTAGATCTAATAGAAAAGCTTAGGAATTGGGTTTCTTGGGGAGGAAGTGATTTGTCTTGTTTGTCTGAGAAATTTGATATGCTCAACAGTGGCTGCAAAATGTGTTGCGAGTGCAATAGAAACCTCACTGAAATTGCACAGCAGAAGTACAATTGCAAGAGTTGTGGCCGGTGGTTGTGTGCCAAATGCGTCCGGGGTTATGATCTTGTTCCGAATGCTGAATCTGGCAACAATGGATTCGGGGAAACCACCATAAGGTCTTGCAAGTTCTGTTCAGgtgctaataataataacagtaaTAGGGTGTTGAAGTATAGTGAGAAAGTGCATCCTTCAGCTTCTCCACAAGAGAGTCCAAGGCAGAGTCCTGAGCCACCTTCGCCATGTTTTAGTGTTGAGAGTGAGAGAATTAGTTCTCCAATCAATACTGAGTTGAATCAGGGAAATCACTTTGAAAGATATCTCCATGACCATGACTGTGGTTATTATCCTCAATCCATGACAAGGAGGATGAGCTCGTCTGGTACTCTAGCATCTTCAGTATCAATTCATCAATCTACCATCAG GAgtgatgaagaagagattgaggATTCTGCCAAGCACTTTCATAGGCGATCACGTACATATTGTGACAATTATTCAGATATAGATTCAAGTAGCTTTAGTGCTAGACATGACACTTACAACTATAATTCTGTGGGATCAAGTCCTTCAGATAGCCCTTCTAGGAATGATTTTACTTCTAGTCGGGTTGGGCTCCTTGTACAGAAGGGGCAAGAGAAAATCCCTGGCTCGCAACATGATGGTCCCTTTAGTCAACAAAGCACGGCTGTATTAAGAAAGCCTGAACAAGGGACTGATTATGCATATAATACTGCTTATTTTTCTGATGACTTGTCAATTTTCCGGAATCAGAATGAGAATTCACAGAGGCCATTGGATTTTGAAAACAACGGTCTTATCTGGTTCCCGCCAGCACCTGAAGATGAAAATGACGATGCCGAAAGCAATTTTTTCGCATACGACGATGAGGATGATGATATTGGTGACTCTGGTGCCATCTTCTCATCCAGTAGCAGTTTATCTAACATATTTCCCACAAAGGAGAAGCAAAATGAGGGAAATAAAGAACCTTTAAAAGCTGTCATACAGGGGCATTTTAGAGCTCTTGTTTCACAGCTTTTACAAGGAGAGGGAATTAAACTTGGTAAGGAAAATGATCCTGAGGACTGGCTTGACATAGTGGCAACGATTGCGTGGCAGGCTGCTAACTTTGTCAGACCAGATACTAGCCGAGGCGGCAGTATGGATCCTGGCGATTATGTAAAGGTCAAATGTGTAGCATCTGGAAGCCCGAGTGAGAG CACCCTTATAAAAGGAGTTGTttgtacaaaaaatattaagCATAAGCGCATGACCTCTCAATACAAAAAGCCTAGGCTGCTCCTTTTAGCAGGAGCACTGGAGTATCAGAAGGTTCCAAATCAACTTGCTTCTTTTGATACATTGTTGCAGCAG GAAAATGATCATCTCAAGAtgataatttcgaaaattgaagCTCTTCGACCAAATGTTTTGCTGGTAGAAAGAAGTGTAGCTTCATGTGCTCAACAATATTTGCTAGCAAAGGAAATCTCCCTGGTGTTGAATGTTAAAAGGCCTTTGCTCGAGCGAATAGCTCGCTGCACTGGTGCTCATATCACTCCATCAGTGGATAGTTTATCCAAAGCACGAGTGGGGCACTGTGATCTGTTCCGCTTAGACAAAATGGTTGAAGATCATGAGACTGCTACTAATTTTCAAAAGAAGCCATCCAAAACATTGATGTTTTTTGAAGGTTGTCCTCGGCGATTGGGATGTACT GTTTTACTGAAGGGAACGAACCGTGCAGAtctaaagaaaattaaacatgCTGTGCAATTTGCAGTTTTTGCAGCTTATCATTTATCTCTTGAGACCTCATTCCTTGCTGATGAAGGTGCTACCCTTCCCAAAATGATAGTAAAGCACTCAATGGACATGCCTGAGATTGCAGCAATTGATGCTGATATTTCTAACTCACTCCCTTCAAGCATGTGCCACTCGGAGGCTGATGCTGATCTTGATTCTAAAAAGCTTGGAAGTTTGGACTCACCATCAAAGCATCTTGATGACCATAATTTTCATTCATACACAAGCACCATGGTGGATTATAGTAGTACTGAGAATGTACTCTCAGATTCATGCTGTAGTAATTTGACTTCTAATCTGACTGCGCGACCAGACTATTTGAATAATTGTAATGAATTGGAGGGGGACACTTTGTTCAGCACAAGGGACCTTTCGCAAGAAGAATTGCAAGAAACCATGGTTCAAGAGGAGAGGGAGCATGGTGAAGTTGTTGACATGACAAGAGACAAGGTTAATGAGGACGAGTTCTCAGGTGAATACTTTTCTGCCACAGAGAGTAATCAGAGCATATTGGTGTACTTCTCCAGTCATTGTGTATCAAAAGGGACGGTATGTGAACGCAATAGGTTGCTGCGCATAAAATTCTACGGCTCTTTTGATAAGCCACTTGGGAGGTATCTTCGTGATGATCTCTTTGATCTG ACATCTTGCTGCCAGTTTTGTAAAGAGCCAGCAGATGCACACGTCCTTTGTTTTACACACCAACAGGGAAATCTTACAATCAATGTGAGGCGCCTTCCCTCGGTGAAATTACCAGGGGAAAAAGATGGTAAGATTTGGATGTGGCACCGATGTCTCAGGTGTCCTCTCGTAGATGGAGTTCCACCAGCAACTCGCAGAGTTGTTATGTCAGATGCTGCTTGGGGGTTGTCTTTTGGAAAGTTTCTGGAACTTAGCTTTTCAAACCATGCAACTGCTAATCGGGTTGCAACCTGTGGACATTCTTTGCAGAGGGACTGCCTCCGTTTTTACGG GTATGGGAGTATGGTTGCTTTCTTCCGGTATTCCCCTATTGATATTCTATCTGTCCATCTGCCCCCATCTGTGTTAGAATTCGGCCACAATCAAGAGGACTGGACTAGAAAGGAGGCAGGAGAG CTTTTTCGGAAAGTGGAAACATTGTATGTGGAGATATCGGATGCACTTGATCGGCTTGAAAGAAGTGTTACCTCTCATGTCATGGGAAATGAGCTGTCAGATACGTGCGAAATTCATCATAACATACTGGAGCTGAAAGATATGCTTCAAAGAGATAGAAAAGATTATCAC AATGTGCTACTATCAACTTTAGAGACTCCGCTACCGGGGAAGATGGCTGTAGACATTCTTGAACTAAATGGCTTGAGACGTTCACTTCTAATTGGTTCATATGTCTGGGATCACCGATTATACTCGTTGGACTCTCATATCAAAAGAAGTCGTCGTTTCAAGGGTAAACAGGAAAATGAATCATGCCCAGAGGTAAAAGAACCAGGCATTGATTCGTTTCACAAGGATCGGAATGTGGATAATGTGTCTCAGCAAGATAATCATCGGCCTTTAAAATTGCATGAGCCCGATGAAGTTCATATGGTTGGAGAACCTGATGACTCACTTGGACCTTGTACTTCTGAAGCATTAACATGCCATCGTGATGAAGAGGAAACACACTCGGATGGTGAAGTTGTTGTCAACAGAGCATTATCTGAGTGCTTTCCGCACAGGGAATCCAATCTTTCTGAGAAAATAGATTCTGCGTGGACTGGGACAGGAACCGAGCAACCTCGTACAAAAGTTGAACCACTTCATACAGCACAATCCAGTGTTTTACCAGCAGGATCTTTTCGGCATTCTTTTCCAAATGATAACCCTCCTTTTAGAAGGTTGATGCAACCAATCAGAGTTCATTCTTTTGATTCAGCATTAAGAGTCCAGGAAAGAATCAAGAAAGTCTTGCCCTCCTCATTACATTTATCAACACTCAGATCTTTTCATGCTTCCGGAGAATACAAGAATATGGTTAGGGACCCTGTCTCTAATGTTTTTCAAAGTTACTTTCAAATGTTGCCGTGGGAGGCACAGAGGCTAAATTTGATACTGAGCGCCACACCATCATTCATCTCCTCGTGTTCTCACATAGCCGAAGGTGCTCGGTTGCTGCTTCCCCAAACACATAATGGTGACAGAGTTATTGCTGTTTATGACAATGAATACTCTAGCATAATATCCTATGCTCTTAGCTCTAAGGAACATGAAGATTGGGTTTCCGGGAAGTCGGACCTGCAAGATGCTAGCTTGACTGCTGCTCGCGAGAAAAGCAGAGAAGATTTGGCTACATCTAGCTTTAATGCATGGGGTTCTCTGGACTTGGATTATATCAATTATGCTAGTTATATGTCCGAAGATGCTACATCTTCCCTTGGTTCTCTTATCCGGGACCCCAAGAAATCTTCACACTTTCAGATTTCTTTTGGTGATGACTCTTTGGGTGCTGGAGGTAGAGTGAATTTTTCTGTCACTTGCTATTTCGCGAAGCAGTTCGAAGCACTTAGGAAAAAGTGCTGCTCCAATGAAGTTGATTTCTTGAGATCTTTGAGTCGTTGCCAGAGATGGAGAGCACAAGGAGGGAAAAGTAATGTATACTTCGCCAAGTCGTTGGACGAAAGGTTCATTATTAAACAAGTCACGAAGACAGAATTGGATTCTTTCGAGGAATTCGCTCCGCAATACTTCAAATACCTTATGGATTCCTTGAACCCGGGAGGGCCGACTTGCCTTGCCAAAATTCTTGGTTTATATCAG GTCACTATCAAATACCCTAAAGGTGGGAAAGAAACCAGGATAGATGTAATGATAATGGAGAATCTCTTTTACAACAGAAAGATATCCAGGGTATATGATCTGAAAGGGTCAGAAAGATCAAGGTACAATCCAGATACAACAGGCACTAACAAAGTGATGCTGGACATGAACCTGTTAGAAGCATTGAGGACGAAACCCATATTTCTTGGTAGTAGGGCTAAGCGAAGACTCGAGAGAGCCGTATGGAACGACACATCCTTTTTAGCA TCTGTTGATGTTATGGACTATTCGTTGCTGGTCGGGGTGGACGACGAGCGCAAGGAGCTGGTTCTCGGGATCATTGACTTCATGAGACAGTACACTTGGGACAAGCATTTAGAGACATGGGTTAAGGCTTCTGGAATCCTTGGCGGTCCGAAGAACGCTGCCCCAACCATAGTCTCACCGAAACAATACAAGAAGAGATTCCGGAAGGCCATGACGACATACTTCCTCACCTTACCGGAGCAGTGGTCATCTTGA